The nucleotide sequence GGCCCGCGCGCGCTGAATGACGGCCCCATGGCCTACAAGCTCGGCATCAAGGGCAGCCCGGCCTGCGCCGAGGAAATCATGATCGACCGCGATATCCGCCTGGCCCACGCCACCGGAGCGCACATCCACATCCAGCACGTCTCCAGCAAGCTCGGCATGGAGACCATCCGCTGGTGGAAGGAGCGCGGCGACGTGAAGGTCACCGCCGAGGTCGCCCCGCATCACCTGATGTTCCGCGACGAGGACATCGGGAACTACGACACCCACTACAAGATGAACCCGCCGCTGCGCACGGCGGAGGACAATGCGGCCCTGCTCGAGGGGCTGAAGACCGGCGTCTTCGACCTGCTGGCCACGGACCACGCTCCGCACACGCCTTTCGAAAAGGCGCAGGATTTCACCAGCGCGCCGAATGGCATCACCGGCCTGGAAACGGCGCTCGTCTCGATGTTCGACCGCTACATTACCACCGGGGCACTGACTTGGGACGTGCTGGTGAAGCGCTACTCCTCCGAGCCACGACGCCTCATGGGCCTGGAGCCCGTGCCGGTGGCGGAAGGAAAGCCGGCCGATTTCATCCTCTTCGACCCCGAGGGCAGCACGACCTTCTCGGTCGAATTCATGAAGTCGAAGAGCCGCAACACGCCCTTCCTCGACAAGACGCTCAAGGGCAGCATCGATCTCGTCGTGCTCGGCAGCGAGGTCCTGCTGGAGCGCTGACCGGTCCGCAGCGGAGACGGTTTTGTTCAGCGGGACGGGCCGCTGAACGTGATGGCGGTGCCGAATCGCACCACGATGAAAACCGTGGCGACGATGAAGGCATGCGGCCAGCGCAGGTAGCAGAACTGCCGCACCGCCCACGCCGCCAGCCCGAAGCCGACGAGTAGCGCCAGGATTCCCAGGAAGTAGGACGAGAATGCCGTGATGATCGTCACGCCAAAGGCGATCAGGAAGGTGCGGACCAGCGACGTGTCCGCCTCATGACGGGCGATGAGCCACATCGTGAATGACATGACCAGGGCGGAGATGAGGGCTGAGATCATGAAATCGGGAGGGAAGGAGGCGAGGGGAGTCTCCGGTCACTCGCCCTTGCTTGTCGATGCCTCGACGAATGCCTTCAGCAGTCGCGCCTGACGGCCGTCGGTGGGCAGCATCTTTTCCGGGTGCCACTGGACGCCGATGAGGAAGCGCCCGGGATCGGTGGTTTCCGTCGCCTCGATCACGCCGTCCGCCCCGCGGGCCACCACACGCAGGCCCTTGCCCACGGCATCGACCGACTGGTGATGCCAGGAATTCACCTCGAAGGAGGCGTCGCCATAGATCCCGAGGAGCTTCGAGCCCGGCTCCAGCGTCACCTCGTGGGTCGTCCCGCGATGATTGCCGCCTTTCTCGGACGGGATGTCCTGCACCAGCGAACCGCCGTGGAGGACATTGATCCACTGGCTGCCCAGGCAGATGCCGAGCAGGGGCTTCTTGCTCTTCTCGATCCACGCCTTGCCCAGCGCCTTCTCGAAGTGGAAGCGTTTGTCATCCAGCACCTCGACCGTCTCGTGCTGTTCCTCGCCATATTCCGACGGCGGGATATCTGCACCGCCCGGCAACAACAGCCCGTCCAGCTTCCGTAAATAGCCTGCGATCAAAACGGGATCCGCCTCATGATTCGGCAAGATCACCGGAATCCCACCCGCATCCCGCACCGCCTTCACATACGCCTCACCATTCACACTCGCGATCCCGATCAACGGCGCATCCGGGGACAACGGGGGAACTTCCTCGGCACGAACTCCGAGGAAGAAGGGAATTGTAACAAGTAGGGAAAGGCATGCGCTGCGAGTCATGGGGGGAGATCACAATGAATAATCGGGGAGAGATCCAGCGACGAAACCGTAGCAAAGCTGGCGAACCGGCAGCTACTCACTAACTTCGCCTTTATAGGGATCTTCCGAATTTTTCGTTACACTGCCCCAGCGGCTTCGGAATTGAGCATTGAGTTCTTGAAGGATATGCCCGATCCGAGTGCCTACCAAAATATGAGATTTTTCGTGATGTTCGGTAATGATTGCAGCGAGGCGAGGACACCCGTGTTCGTCCGTGGCGAATATAGCCCCGCCACTGGTGCCGTTCATAAGACAGATTTCTCTGCGGTGGCCAGTTTGAGAATCGACAAATCCCTTTCTTCGATTGAACGCCACGAAGAGATGGCTGTTCGTTGAATAAGCTCCCTTCAGGCGGCGACTCTCGCTGACCACAGACGCCTTAACCGAAAGGGTTTCATTTTCAACACCGGGCCCTGACAATCGACCTTTCTTCGCTGGATATCCTTCGACAAAGACCTCTGTTCCTTCTGGATATGTTTCAACATCGTGCAGATCGAGTGGGCTTAGAAATGTGAATGCTCCTTCGACTGAGCTCGCAGATTCTGAATCGAGAATGAACCCTCCGAAGTCGTAAGTGTCTTTTCCTATTTCTCCTTCGCTAGGATTCCGCCAAAACGCGACGCCATTAGGTCTGAACAGCCCACGGCTTCCGGGAATCATGGGAACGTAGAGCTTCGTGAAAAACGCCATCACATGAGCAGCGGTGAGGAGGACATGCTCAAATTGGTCGGCAATCAGAACACCGCTCCCGATCTGGATAGGACGCTTTGAGTCTGGGGGAAGTGCCCATATCGGAACGATGCAGTTGGATCTGAAGGCCATTTGGGTTCCTCGAAACGGGGCGAGTGGGCTGAGATCAGCTCAAGCGAGCAGGAATGTCAAGATTTTTAATTCCGCATTACATACATTGTAACAAGTAATTAATGGGGTTGCTCGGAACGCTCAGACTGCGCGCGGGCTTTGCTGAGTGGTGCCTTTCGAGGGCCCGTCACCGAAGCAGTCCCTCCAGATCTCCACTCGTCCAGTTGGTTGGCGGGTTATCTTCGGTATCGCCGGTGGTGGCGTCAATGAGGGCTCGTTTCTTGTCCTGCATGCGGCGGACGCGTTCCTCGACGGTGTCGCGGGTCATGAGTCGGTAAACAGTCACGGGCCGGGTCTGGCCGATCCGGTGGGCTCGGTCGGTGGCTTGGGCTTCGACGGCCGGGTTCCACCACGGGTCCAGATGGACGACGGTGTCCGCAGCGGTCAGGTTCAGGCCGAAGCCGCCGGCCTTGAGGCTGATCAGGAAGACCGCCGGACCGGCCTCGGACTGGAATGCATCCACCAGCGATTGCCGGTTCCGGGTGCTGCCGTCGAGGCAAAGCACCTTCCCGTAGCCGGATTTCAATCGCTCCTCAATCCTTCGTAAATTCTTGGCGAATTGACTGAATACCAGCGTTTTTCCTGAGTTGTCAGAGCGCTCGCCGAGCAACTCAAGCAAACGATCGATTTTAACAGCGCTTGACTCCTTCCGCCCCGGCAGCTCCAGCAGCCCTGGATCCACGCAAGTCTGCCGCAACCGTAGCAGCAGCGTCAGTAAATGCATACGTCCAGCGCCCTCGCCTTGCTGGTCGCGGATGCGCTCCAGCTCGTCCAAGCCCGACCTCGCGAGGCTCGCATAGAGAGCTGCTTGGTCGTCGGCCAAGGTCAACCACTCGTCGATCTCGATCTTGTCAGGCAGATCCTTGGCGACCTGCTCCTTGGTCCGCCGCAGGACATACGGCGAGATCCGCAGTCGCAGCCGCTCCATCAGCCCCGCGGAAGCCTTAGGGTCGGTCGAGGTGTCGTCGTAGCGCTCCTTAAAATCCTTTCGGTCGCCCAGATAGCCGGGCGCAATGAACCGGAAGATAGCCCAGAGATCCTGGACCCGGTTCTCGATCGGCGTGCCGGTCAGAGCGATTCGTCCGCCAGCCTGAATCTTCGCGAGAGCCTTGCTTGTCTCCGCATCCGGGTTTCGCAGCAGGCTCGCCTCGTCCGCCACCAGCACGCTGTATTCCCTCTGGAGGTGGAACGCCAGATCCCGGACCAAGGTTCCATAACTTGTGACAACAATATCCGCCCCCGGAACCTGCTCGCGCAACCGGTCCCGGCCGGAGCCATGGAATTCGAGGCATTTCAAACCCGGCGCGAACTTCTCGAACTCCGCCCGCCAGTTCCCCAAGAGCGACGTAGGCGCCACCACGAGAGCCGGAGTCTTCGGGGGGCTCTCCAGTCGCTTCAAGTGGTTGATGGAAGCGATTGTTTGCAGAGTCTTCCCTAGTCCCATCTCATCAGCAAGGAGCGCACCTCCAAGGCGTTTCAAGCGATCCGCGAGCCATGAAGATCCGAGTGTTTGATACGGACGCAATTCAGCTCGAATCCCTTCGTTTGAAATTTGATCAATTTCGGAAGATTGATCACTTGTAATTCGCGATTTACTTAGTTTTTCACGTAAATTCTGGAATAGGATTCCAGCCGCCCCGGAAAGCCGGATTTCTTCATCCGGTCGGCCAATTCCCAGCTCTGAAACCAACGGTTGCACCAGTTCCTCGCAGTCACGGCTGAAGACCAGCTCGGCACCGCTCTTCAGGGTGGCCCGGCGCTTCCCGCTGCCCAGCAGGCGCCGCATTTCCGGCCCTGGAATCTTCTGCCCCCCGGTGGTCTGGAACGACAATTCAAACGCCAGCGAAGAACCGAAGTCGGCTTTCTGCTCGATCTCCGGGCGGACGACATGGACCCGCTTGAGCACCTCGGCAAGCCGATCCCCTTCCCTCACCGTCCATCGCTGGCGGAGTCCGGGGAGATCATCGGCGACGAAGGCGAGGATGGCATCGCGTCCCCGCATCTGGAACCGGGCGCGGCGCTGCCCGGGATCGAATCCGGCGACGATCAGCAGGTGTCGGGCGGCTTCCTCCGAGTCGAGTTGGCGGGTCTGCAGGTGACCATCCGGCGCAATGGCGGGCAGGCCGGGCAGATCGTCTCCGGGGTCCGGAAGAGCCCGGGGCGAGAGACCCGGGTAGCGGACGGAGAGCGTGGCATCGAGCGAATCCAGCGATCCATCCAGATCCAGCACGAAGTCCGGTGCGGCGCTGGCGAAGCGCAAGTCGCCGAGCCACCCCAAATGAGGCGCTTCAAACAAGTCGAGCCAAGCATCCAGATCCGCAAGAAATTCGGTGGCGAGAAGCCGGAGTTTTCCCTGGCCAGCCAACGCACCCACCCGCTCCAGCCAACCCGATCGTCCCGAAGCAGCGGGCAACCGGACCGCGGCAGACCGGGTGACGAAGGCGGGACTCGCCCCCCAGCGGACAAGCTTCCGGCGGGTTTCGCTGGGATCGAGTGACAAGAAAACCTGTGAGCCCTCCAGCCGGCTATCGCCAAGGCGGAGAGGCGGACCGGGGTCCGGATCCAGCCGGAAAGGGCCGGGCCGCCCCTCGATCTCGATCCGGGGGTGCCCGGCGATACGGTCGAGCAACGCCGCGGCATCGTCCCCGGCCAAGCGAAGTGCGAGCACTCCACCCTCGGCGGACTGACCCCGATCGGCCAACCAGGCGGTCAGCGCGATGTCCGACGGGGTGACAATATCGCCGCTCGCCGGGACAAGCCGGACCGAGAGCTTGCCCTCCAGCCACTCGGACTCCAGGCGCGGGGAAAGCCGGATTTGCCAGGCGACAGGAGTGATCGGCGCGGCGGGTTTTGCAGGAGTCGTTGCAGGCCCGGATGCTTTCTTAGTGGCGATGGACGATAGGAGGACAGCCACCGCATGCGCGCAGACACCGCCTGTGGCCCGATATTCCGGACAGCCGCACTGCACGCCGACATCGCTCGGCCCGTTGATTTTGACGATGGGACGGAGCGATAACTTGCCCTCCCGCATCGTGCCTTGGATGAGATTTCCATCGGCGGAACGCTTGAGACCGGCGACCAGATTTTGATCGGACATGGTTTTCCCTTCCTTGAACGGCTTCCAGCCGGTCAATCCCCTCACCCAGTCTTCCGTGATTTCCATGTGGCCCGGAGACGTAACAACGGGTTCGGGTTTTGGGCGAGGGAAAAGATAGTATGAGGTGAAATTGAGGGGTGGATATTTTATTTTTCTAATGAGGTGGTTATTTAGTTGCGACGCTCAAGCAATGATACAACCTATAACATAAGCCGCCGCTGTTGGTTTTTATTAAATGTGCGATCACCCGTAAAAGATTTCGATCATTGGGTAATTTTATCGCATTGCCAGCCATCAACCCGATCACTCATATCTATTATTTTTTGGGCGAGGCTTGTTGGTTTGAGTGACCCCTAATTAGGGAAACGTAATGCATGACAGTATTTGCAATGGGATAATTTTAAACAGGATGGCTATACTGGTAATCATGAGGACCGGAAGAGGTCTTCTGATTTGGGGTTATATCCAGATTTATCGGATTGTCGGAATCAAGTTGTTCGAGGCCATTGTCTAATTACCGGGCCACAGGGCCTACTATCCAAGCGGGCCAGTGGCCGCGCGCTCCCAGCGATATTGATCCCAGCGACACCCATTTCTAACCGCTCTTATTCTTTGGGCGATTGTGGGTATGCCTCCGCGGCGAGCTGCACGGAGTCCGAGACGGCCACTTTTTTGAATTGCGCGGGCGGACGGGCGTGCCTCCTTTGCGGCACGCAATGTCGTCGCTGAACATCCCCGAAGTCTGTGGCGTGATGCTGCTGCCCGATTGCACGCTTTTCCCACACGGGGGGCTGCCGCTGCACACCTTCGAGTCCCGCTACCGGATGATGCTGGCGGATGCGCTCCAGGGATCGTGCTTCTTCGCGGTGACGCGTCTTCTTGGAAAAGAGACCGATGACCTCTCGCGCTGCGCCTCGCCGGTCGGAACCATGGGTCTGGTGCGGGCATCGCGGGAACTGGATGACGGCACCTCAAACCTGCTCCTGCACGGGGTGATCCGGGTGAAATTCATGGACTGGCTGGACTCCCCCTACCCGAAGGCGCGGATCATTCCGGTGCCGTCCATTTTCGAGCCGGAGTCGCAGGCTCCCGGTGCCTTGTCCGCTCTGCACGAGGCCGCCGGTCATGTGACGCGCGGACTGCCGACCGAGGTGCGCGAGGCGCTGGTGAACATGACCGACCAGATCGACGATCCTTCGATTCTGGCGGACGTGATGGCGCAGCAATTCCTGCACGACCCGGACGAGCGGCAGGATCTGCTGGAGATGGAGTCCGCAGCCGCGCGCGTGGCGTGGATCTGCCGGAAATTTGAGGCGCTGTCGTGAATGCGTCCCGCAGCGGTGTGGCGAGCGCGGTGACCGCCTTTTTCCTATGGGGCGTGCTGCCGGTATTTTGGAAGGGCCTCGGCTTTCTACCGCCGCTTTCCATCATCGCGCACCGCACCGTGTGGTCGCTGGTACTGCTGGCGATGCTGCTCGGTTGGCGTCGCCAACTCGGCGAGGTTTTCCGCGGCCTATCCACGTGGCGAGGCGCGGGCTGGCATCTGCTCTCGGGCGGACTGCTGGCGTCAAACTGGTTGCTCTATGTGTGGGCCACGCTGAATGGCCGCATTCTGGAGGGCGCGCTCGGGTATTACCTGAATCCCTTCCTAAACATGCTCTTCGGCGCATGGTTCTTCGGCGAACGGCAGAATCGCCGGCAATTGCTCGCGGTGGGGATCGCCGTCGCCGGGGCGGCTTGCCAATTCCTCGCGGTAAAGGGAGTGCCATGGGTGGCGCTCGTGCTGGCCATCACCTTCGCGCT is from Luteolibacter flavescens and encodes:
- a CDS encoding LON peptidase substrate-binding domain-containing protein translates to MSSLNIPEVCGVMLLPDCTLFPHGGLPLHTFESRYRMMLADALQGSCFFAVTRLLGKETDDLSRCASPVGTMGLVRASRELDDGTSNLLLHGVIRVKFMDWLDSPYPKARIIPVPSIFEPESQAPGALSALHEAAGHVTRGLPTEVREALVNMTDQIDDPSILADVMAQQFLHDPDERQDLLEMESAAARVAWICRKFEALS
- a CDS encoding gamma-glutamyl-gamma-aminobutyrate hydrolase family protein translates to MTRSACLSLLVTIPFFLGVRAEEVPPLSPDAPLIGIASVNGEAYVKAVRDAGGIPVILPNHEADPVLIAGYLRKLDGLLLPGGADIPPSEYGEEQHETVEVLDDKRFHFEKALGKAWIEKSKKPLLGICLGSQWINVLHGGSLVQDIPSEKGGNHRGTTHEVTLEPGSKLLGIYGDASFEVNSWHHQSVDAVGKGLRVVARGADGVIEATETTDPGRFLIGVQWHPEKMLPTDGRQARLLKAFVEASTSKGE
- the rarD gene encoding EamA family transporter RarD — encoded protein: MNASRSGVASAVTAFFLWGVLPVFWKGLGFLPPLSIIAHRTVWSLVLLAMLLGWRRQLGEVFRGLSTWRGAGWHLLSGGLLASNWLLYVWATLNGRILEGALGYYLNPFLNMLFGAWFFGERQNRRQLLAVGIAVAGAACQFLAVKGVPWVALVLAITFALYAVVRKKAPLGALSGLAAETALMAPIAVGWLAWQAWSGEAWFGEGSTQALLIIGTGLATATPLLCFGHATRTISLTTLGILQFIGPTLQFLIGWQIYGEPMTSLRLLSFALIWTAVAIYAADAWQTGREKAAGSEV
- a CDS encoding dihydroorotase, with the translated sequence MSDVLLIRQVRVVSEDSPAFVEADVRVEKGIITAVAAGLPVPEGARVIEGKGRLLMPAMFDAHVHFREPGFEAKEDIASGTEAAINGGITGVVMMPNTSPAIDSAAVVKMLYDKAKAVSRIPVYTSGCITKGRQGKELAAIDGMRALGVKMLTDDGDGVGDPAVLYRAMQYASEFGMFFASHCEVHELAGPRALNDGPMAYKLGIKGSPACAEEIMIDRDIRLAHATGAHIHIQHVSSKLGMETIRWWKERGDVKVTAEVAPHHLMFRDEDIGNYDTHYKMNPPLRTAEDNAALLEGLKTGVFDLLATDHAPHTPFEKAQDFTSAPNGITGLETALVSMFDRYITTGALTWDVLVKRYSSEPRRLMGLEPVPVAEGKPADFILFDPEGSTTFSVEFMKSKSRNTPFLDKTLKGSIDLVVLGSEVLLER
- a CDS encoding DEAD/DEAH box helicase; this translates as MEITEDWVRGLTGWKPFKEGKTMSDQNLVAGLKRSADGNLIQGTMREGKLSLRPIVKINGPSDVGVQCGCPEYRATGGVCAHAVAVLLSSIATKKASGPATTPAKPAAPITPVAWQIRLSPRLESEWLEGKLSVRLVPASGDIVTPSDIALTAWLADRGQSAEGGVLALRLAGDDAAALLDRIAGHPRIEIEGRPGPFRLDPDPGPPLRLGDSRLEGSQVFLSLDPSETRRKLVRWGASPAFVTRSAAVRLPAASGRSGWLERVGALAGQGKLRLLATEFLADLDAWLDLFEAPHLGWLGDLRFASAAPDFVLDLDGSLDSLDATLSVRYPGLSPRALPDPGDDLPGLPAIAPDGHLQTRQLDSEEAARHLLIVAGFDPGQRRARFQMRGRDAILAFVADDLPGLRQRWTVREGDRLAEVLKRVHVVRPEIEQKADFGSSLAFELSFQTTGGQKIPGPEMRRLLGSGKRRATLKSGAELVFSRDCEELVQPLVSELGIGRPDEEIRLSGAAGILFQNLREKLSKSRITSDQSSEIDQISNEGIRAELRPYQTLGSSWLADRLKRLGGALLADEMGLGKTLQTIASINHLKRLESPPKTPALVVAPTSLLGNWRAEFEKFAPGLKCLEFHGSGRDRLREQVPGADIVVTSYGTLVRDLAFHLQREYSVLVADEASLLRNPDAETSKALAKIQAGGRIALTGTPIENRVQDLWAIFRFIAPGYLGDRKDFKERYDDTSTDPKASAGLMERLRLRISPYVLRRTKEQVAKDLPDKIEIDEWLTLADDQAALYASLARSGLDELERIRDQQGEGAGRMHLLTLLLRLRQTCVDPGLLELPGRKESSAVKIDRLLELLGERSDNSGKTLVFSQFAKNLRRIEERLKSGYGKVLCLDGSTRNRQSLVDAFQSEAGPAVFLISLKAGGFGLNLTAADTVVHLDPWWNPAVEAQATDRAHRIGQTRPVTVYRLMTRDTVEERVRRMQDKKRALIDATTGDTEDNPPTNWTSGDLEGLLR